The Moorena producens PAL-8-15-08-1 genomic interval AACTCGTCTAATTGTGGGAGAGTTAAGGCTTCCATTTTCCGGGATATATCTAAAGGAATATCTCCAAATCGCAGGTTAAGGATGCGCTCTAAACTCCGTAGACGTTCTTGTTGGATTCCTTCTTGTAAAATTTCCTGATACCAGGGTGATTCACGTAATACTGTCATATCCCACCTCATGATTTGTTGAATTAACGGTATCTCTAAGACGAAGCTAGCGAAAAAAGCTAACAATGGTTCTAGTTGGTTCAAAGTTTGATCTGCTCTTAGGGCCTGGACGGCTGAGCGCAATTTAGATTCACTAGCACCTCCTTTTAAAATTGGTACAAATGGGAATAGGGGAGCTAATGGTTGTCCTAATACTAATTCAGCCTCTACTTCCCATAAATTAATTACCCGATAATCTTGATGTGCCTTTAGTCCCATAAATTCACTGTCGTAACAGTCTTCAATGGTGACGGTGGCTGGGGGCGGCAAGATGTTAATTAATACTGGATAAGTGGATAGGTTATATTTCTCCTCCGCTAAAGCGACATAATTGCGCATGCGCTTAGGCATGGCCTGACTATAGCGCAGTTGTAATTCATTGAGAATCAAAAATTCTTGATGTTCAGGACTAGAGGCTTTGACAATTACGTCGCTTTCCCGACTAATCCACTGGAATTCAGCATCGAGTAACTCCGATGCTCGCACTTGGGGATTATCGGTTACCCATTGCACCCAGGCATTGGGGGCGAGACTGATTAGACGTTTGCTACCAATATCTGCTGGTTTTGCCATAGACTATTGACTGAATTAAGACTAATTACTGAAGAACGCCCACTCTACTTTGCAGAGCTGTTTCTGGGGTCAGACTAAAATTTGATTGCTGGGGAGCTGGGTCTCCCAAACTTCCCACACTCCCTGCTCCTTAAGATTCTTCTTCTATAGGCTCGTCGTCTATAGGCTCGTCGTCTATAGGCTGGCCGTCTATAGGCTGACCAATATCGAAGATAATGATAAATTTCCCATCAGGCATCAGTCGTTTCAGAGCCTGCAAGTGACCTTGACCAAAGGTCACGCTACGCGAACCGCATCAGAACGGTTGCGGAAACGAGCAACAACCACCCGCTGCATTTCGGGCAACAGCCGAACAACTACCCATGGGTGTAGGCGTTGAGAGTACGACATAAAATATTAGGTATCTCCTTAACTGGGGGTCTAGAGCCAGCCTGGGGTCCTGGAGAAACTGTCGGCTGGCTTTTACCGTGGAACGTTTTAGCGCCCACGGTAATTTTATTATAACACAAATAATCTTTTATGATAACATATTTTGAAAACTTTTGTAACAAATTTTTTAGGGAGTAGGGAGTAGGGAGTAGGGAGTAGGGAGTAGGGAATCGGGAATCGGGAATCGGGAACAGGGAACAGGGAACAGGGAACAGGGGTAGGCTCGTCGGAAAAAATTCTGTTTACCTCACTTGTGATGAGAATTGCGATCAGCAGTGCAATTTATTAATTAACTAGTTTAGTTTGGTTGACTATGTGCGATGAGACCTTGGAGCCGCTACCCGATTGACTTTGATCAGGCTACGCGATGCTCCTTTGGAGCCGCTGCGCGATTGACCAAAGGTCACGCTACGCGAACGCATCCACCGACGGTATCCTAAACTCTTTTGTTTATTCCCGATTCTAAATTCTAAATTCTAAATTCTAAATTCCCTTACATTGTCAATTTTTATTTTTTATAATAGACATCTCCAAAAACTCAAAAAATGCTTTTTTTTATGTTATATTAAAATTTAATAAGTCTTTTATTTAAAAAAATGATTCCAATTGTTAGCTATATTAAACGTAATCCAAAGTCAATAAATAGATTGAGATTATTAAGTGATAAACACCTTAATGAACTAATTTAAAACGCCCAAAAATACCACCATAAAAAAAATTCATAAATCGCTAAAACAGAAATTAGATTGATTAAAGCTTGTGGTGGAATAAAATCCCTATTAAATACAGAGGAGCAAATCATTTTAACCTGTCTTGAAGACAAATAAACTATCGCTCAAAGCACCATAAACACCCTTGGTACTTGCTAACGAATTTATCTACTCTCCAGAAAAATTTAGCTGTTTATCGAGCTAGATGGGGAATTGAAACAATGTTTAAATCTTGTCAGACAGGAGGCTATAATTTAGAACAAAATCGGGTCAAATATACTCGTTTACTTGCTCTTGTTTTGGTCATTGATGCATGCTTATACTCTCTCTACTTTTAGAGGACATTCATTAGGATATACTTCCCTTTATGTTTATGTTACTACTACTCATAAAAACCAGCAACAACTTGAGCCACACCAAGTGTTATTTTAAGATCGGACTATTGACTTATGCCTGGGTTAATGCCATGACTTTATGGTCTGAACTTACCCACACTTTAATGAGTATCAAGTCTAATAAATATCTCTATTTTCAGCGAGGCTTGAAGGCTATATAGCAACTACAGCAACAGTTAGATCTGTATTGTCATCCTTAAAGCTAAAGTTCAAAACTATACCTACTTGTGTCTAAAACATTACGCAATCACCAACGCCACATTTTGAAAAAATTTTGCAGGTTTTAGTGTTTGAAGCAGTAAAAAAGTTACTGAAAAACTAATCGTTACAATATATACCCTGTATCCTTTTTAGCCGTTTAGTAGCGTTTAACAAAAAATCCTAATTTTGCAAGAACTGACTACTTCCTGCAAAATCAGGAAATTCAACTTTTTGTCTAGCTATTTATTTAGGAAATTGATATTACCCGATAGACCCATGTTTGAAAATAGATAGGCACTTGATCCACATGTTCTGCTTGATATTTATCTCCCAGCTCTGTTAATTTCCAATTTTCTTGTGCTTCTAAATTTGCCATTTTGTCTTTAAAATCGCTGCTTTCGTAGAAATCGGGGCGTAGGGTAAAAATAATGTATCCTCCCGGTTTAGTAACACGAATCAATTCATCAAAAGAATGGCTCGGAGCATGTCCGTAAGTAAATACCCCACAAGCAGTAACGGCGTCAAAAGTAGCACTGGGAAAATCTAAAGGTTCACCCAATACCATAAGGCGCAATTCAGTGTAGATATTTTTCCTTTGTGCCTCAGTAAGCATCCCTTCAGACATATCGATTCCTACTAGGTTGTGAAAGCCTTCCTCTTGCAGCCATTGACCGACTACACCCGTACCTGCTCCCACATCTAAAATTTGAGCATTTCTAGGGACGTACTTAATTGTTAAATCGACAATAGGTTCGCGGTTAAGACGACCAAAATTTTCATTTAAATCTTGTTCGTAATCCTTGGCCCATTGGTTATAGCGATCACTGAGTTCGTGATTATTTTTTGAACTATAGACCCACTGAACTTTATTTGACACATTCATGATTGTTATCAACCCTTACTAAAATGAAACATTTAATAACTATACTGCACTCCAGATCTATGGGTATTTAAGATAGATAATGCTTCAATGGCAGGATGTTGGAGATATTTCAAATTTAGAAGTGACCTCAAATAATCCCATTCAACGGCAGCAGTTTCAAGATATCGAAATCCCGTACTAGGATCGAAAGATTTTCGTCCATGAAGCATCCGTGAGTTGTTAAACAGCAAACAATCTCCAGCCTGGATTCGGAAGTTGTATTGGTACTTTTGACTTCTCACATAGCCCATAAAAACTGACAAAGCCTCGTAAAAGCGCTGAATCTGATCAAATGGCAAGTTGATATTCATATTTTTGTATGAGTAGTAAATGCTAACTACCTCATCCTGGCGATTTAACTGAATGATAGGCTTCTTGCTCCGCATTAAGTAAGACCCGCAATCAAAGTAATGCCAATAATCCACCAGTATCTCCGTCAAGGCTGAGAAATGCTCTGGCTCTTCTCGACGCAGATCCTCTGCCATCTTAAAACCATCAATCAGGATAGATTCACCTCCACTGGTTGTATTATCAACACAATAAAGTGCCCCAACAATTGGAGATGCATCGCACGAAACTATGTCATTGTGGGGTATTAACTCATTAGATAAAGATCCCAAGTCTGAGCAAGCATACTCCGATGATGGACGAACAGATTTAAGTATTGAGAACTTACCATCCCTGGCATACTCACGGATTGGTCCAATTAGTGTAAGAAATGATTCAAGAGCCTCGTGAGGTACATTTTTAATTAGGGTAAATCCAAGGACATAAAGCTGATTCATCCATGTTTCTCGATTGCAGTTTCTGAAATCATGCTGTTGTGGAGGATGTGCCCTCAACCAATCCGTATCCCACAAAATATACTCTGGCTCAAAGTTAGGATTAGGTTCAGGGTCATAGGCATGGTTTAGTAGCCATGAAATTGGAAATACACTTTGGTGGGGGGGATATTCTTGCCAATCAATAACTAGGTTTTCACCTTTGAGTGTGGCAGATAGTGGTTTAGGCAAATCAGTACAGGCGCTAATGTCATAAATTTTTTGCCCAGACCAAGGATCGCAACACTGGGGACATAAACAATGATGACGCAACCAAATGTAATGGAAACGCTTGTTTTCAAGCACCAAAAAACTGTCTTGAAGATTAATGCTAGAGGGAGTGCTACTAAGCATATTAGGTATTATTAAAAACTATCATACAACGGTTTGCAATTCAGTCAGGTACAAATTCTTGAGGTGCGATCCGTGGCGAATTTAATTCTTAATGCGGAATATGCATCCAGTTAGTGTATAGCTTTGAGCGTTTTAGATATGAACTGCAACAAGGGTTGTCTATCTTCATTTAGATAGAAGTGTCCTCCTGGAAATGTCTGAACTGAAAATGAGGAATGGGTATACTCACGCCAAGTAATAAGACGATCATAACTAGCTTCCTCATCATCAATACTACCCAGAGCAACAATGGGACAATTCAGAGTCTCTACTTGTTCCTGCCTATAGGTTTGGGCTAACGTCATGTCTGCTCGCAAAACTGGTAAGAACAAGCCCATTAGTTCTTCTTCTTTGAGGACAGCATCTGGAATATTAGGGTAAATATTAGTTAATGTCTCAATGAATTCAGCATCTGGTAATGAATAAAAGGGTGGATATAACTCGGGGGCATTAGGTGCCTGACGACCTGATACAAATAAATAAACTGGATTGACATTTTTGAGTTGTAGTTTTCTTGCTAGTTCATAAGCAATTAGTGAACCCATACTATGACCGAAAATAGCAAATGGCTTATCTACATATTGCAGTAAGACATCCACTAATTTATCTGTTATAATTTCAAGACTTGAGATTGCTTTTTCCCTAATGCGACTTTCTCTTCCAGGTAGCTCAATGGGACAAACTTCTACATTTAACGGCAATTCTTGATGCCAGAGGCGAAAAATCGATGCTCCACCCCCTGCATAGGGTAGGCAAAATAGGCGTAAATCGGCGTTTGGATTAGGCTGAGAGCATTTAATCCAAAGATTAGGAATCTCTAGGACAGGTTTAACCTTAACAGTTTCAACTAGCGTTCCAGTTTTTTGGGATGGTTGGTGTTGATTCACATCGATCCAGTAGCGTTCTCTTTGCCAAGGATAGGTGGGCAAACTTACTGGAGTATACTCAGAATCACGATGAACACCCTCCCAATCAATCCATATACCCTGAACATATAATTGCCCCAAAGCCTGTAATACCCCTTCCCAATCACTTTTGCCCTGCTGGAGTGTCGGTAGCCAGGTGCCATAGCCCAGGGGTAAATACTGTTGTCCCATGCCCAGCAAAATAGGTTTTGGTCCTATCTCCATCAATATATCTACCCCTTGGCTATGGAGGGTTTCTATGGCTGTGGCAAATTGCACCGGCTTGAGCATCTGATCAAGCCAATAGTCTGGGTTAGTTGGTAAAGTGCTTTCTTGAGAACCAGTGACATTCGAGATAAAGTTGAGTCTAGGTTGATGAAAAGTTACCTCTTGCACCAGGTTACGAAAATCCTCCAGCATTGGTTTCGTAAAGGCTGCATGGGTAACAACATCCCTGTTTTGAAGTGTCTGTGCTATTGGTTTTGCCGATGCTGCAGTGGATGCCATTTCTCCGTTAGTGGGCAGTTGCTGCATCAAGCGTCCTCTAGCAACCATGAGTTTCAAGCCGTCTTCTAGGGAGAAAACCCCAGCTACACAAGCTGCTACATATTCCCCTACACTATCGCCTATGACAATGTTTGGTTCAATGCCCCAAGATTTCCACATCTCGGCTAGTGCGTACTCTACAGCAAACAAGGCGGTTTGGTTATAGGCGGTCTGCTCCAACAGAGAACTGTCATCGGTATAGTAGAGTAGTTCCAGTAGCGATCGCTCCTGATTACCAATTGTCTCTAAAATCTCCTGACAACGTTCTAGGGCTTGACGAAATGTCGGTTGTGCTTCATATAATTCCCGCCCCATACCCAGATACTGGGAACCTTGACCAGTGAACAGAAACGCAATTTGAGGTTGACTTTCTCTCTTGCTACCCTGCAACAGATGGGAGTTTTCCATCCCTGCTTGATGGGCTAATAACTGTTCCCGTGCCTGAGCTACTGAGTTGGCTATCACCACCAAACGTTCTTCGAAATGGGTGCGACAATTATTGGTAGTAAAACATGTCTGTGCCCAGTCTAGGTTAGGATGAGTGGCGAAATATTCTGCATAGTTGTGAACCATTTGCTCAAGAGCAGGTTTAGTTTTGGCGCTGAGGGTGAGCAGATGGAGAGGTGGTTGGGCGGTTTGCTCTTTACTTAATGGTGCAACTGCTGGCGCTTCTGAAAGGATCGCATGTATATTGATACCACTAAACCCAAAAGAACTGAGTCCAGCAATCCTAGGTTTATCAGTTGCTGACCAAGGAGTCTGTTCAGTTGTCACTTTTAGTGGCATCTCATCCCAACTTACATAGGGCGTAGGTTCTTTGAAGTGCAAATGAGGGGGAATTAACTCATTTTGTAAGGAAAGAACGATTTTAATCAAACCTGCGACACCGGATGCACCTTCCAAGTGACCGATATTAGTTTTCGCCGAACCCAAGAGCAGAGGTTCTTCTCGTTTGCGAAAAACGCTACCCAAGGCATTGGCTTCAATTGAGTCTCCCCAAGATGTACCTGTACCATGGGCTTCAATATAATTGACTTGCTTTGGTTTAATACCAGCATTGGCGAGTGCTCTGCGAATTACCGCTTGTTGAGAAGACCCGCTAGGTACGGTTAAACCGCTGGTGCGTCCATCCTGTCCATGAGCAGTTCCTCTAATTAAAGCCAGAATTTTGTCCCCATCAGATTGGGCATCGGATAGCCTTTTGAGAACAATCATGCCACACCCTTCGCCACGGGCATAACCATTGGCACTAGCATCAAAGGTTTTACAACGACCATCTGGAGATAACATCCCGGACTTGCAAAGGTTGATCCAGTATTCTGGTGAGCCGTATCGTTGTACCCCTCCAGCCAGGGCTAGATTACAGTCTCCCTGTCGCAAGCTGTTAACTGCCAAGTGAATAGCTGCTAATGAAGATGCACAGCCCGTATCAACCGCTAGACAAGGTCCTGTAAAATCGAAGAAGTAGGAAAGGCGACCTGCTGCTGGGCTGTAGGCATTCCCCGAGCCGACGTAGAGATCTGTTGCTGTAGGATCTTGTTTAGCAAGTTGCCAAGCATAATCATTGGCACATATGCCAACGAATACACCGGTTTGACTACCAGCTAGTTGTTCTGGTACCAGTGAGGCATTTTCGAGTGCTTCCCACGCAACTTCCATCACCAGCCGATGTTGAGGATCTAGACTAGCAGCTTCATCTGGTGAAATCCCGAAAAAATTGGCATCAAAATCTGCGGGAGACTGGTTGAGAAAGGCGGCACGATTTATGTATATCTTACCAGGCTTACCAGGCTCTGGATCGTAGTATGGATCTAGATAGGAATGATGTCCTTCCGGGGCTTCTCCCATGTCATCTACGCCATTGACAAGTAAGTCCCAAAATTCCTCAGGATTATCGGCTGAACCTAAGCGACACCCCATACCAATAATGGCAATAGGCTCACGTTCTTTCTGCTTTAATCGCTCAATTTCGGCTTGTAAATTAGCTATTTTTTGTGACGCTACCTTCATTAATTGAACATAGCGTTGTTCATTTTTTTCACTCATTTGAATAATTCATTAAATACTTGATAGTGTGTTATTCTTAAATGCTTAAAGCCATTGAACATCGACACCAGGATTTTTAGGTCTGGGACCAACGAAAAATTCCTTGACTAATTTACTCTTGTGGATAAGCTTTGGGTTACCTGTAGCTGTCGTAATTTCCTGCAACCACTTATAAGTCAGTGATGAGCTAACTTGTTTGCTAAAGTGCAACTTACCTAAGACAGCTACTATCTCTTTAAAATTGTATTCATTAATAATGCTGCTCAGACTGTAGATCCCACTGATGTCTGCTTCAGTGAGAGGTTCGCGATCAATTGAAATTGTTTCCTTTCCCAGCATCATCACGGATTTATCTTTGAATAAAGCATCGACAGGAACGCCAGGAGGGAAAGCTACAACTAAATGAAAACGTGACTCTGGGGAAAAATTTGCAGCACTGTGAACAGCATAGCCATTGTGAAACCAAATTTCTCCTGGTCCCAGATGGTAGACATGTTTTCCACAAGAATTGAAGCAGCCATTGCTAGTTTTGAGGGGTATATGTAGCCTCACGAAATTAGTCTTAAAGTCTTCTTGATTGTCTAGAGCATCTCGATGAGGAAAAAGAAAGCTACCACTTTTCATTTCAAAAATGTCAGCTACCTTAAGAAACTCTAGACAAAATATATCTGTTACCAATGAAGTAAGGTAAGCAAGTTGATCGCCAATCTCTGTTATTTTAGGGAAACCTTCGTAAGAGTAATACCGTCCATCTTGAGCATTACCCTGGCTATTTAACAAGGGAAATTTTTGCCAACAACCAACCTGATAACCGCTGTAGCCAGTACAAATTGGAAAGGTTTTGAGAAGATCAAGCTCTTTCTCCACTAGATTAAAGTCTATCCTTTTCTTCAGGCAACCAATTTGCTGCGTTTGCATTGGCCTTATTCTCCAATATTAAAATGACAACGACAAAAAATAGATACTAAGTAGTTGGACAAAAGTCTTGGGTGCTGTATAAAGTTTTGTAAATATCGGCTAAAGCTTTTGGGGTAATGGTTACAAGGATTTTACAGTTTTTGAGACAGTACCGTTTATTTATGTCCGACTACTTATTTGCTCCAACTAATTTAATCAACCCATTGCACACCTAATTGTGCTGCAAATTGTTTAGCAATTTCTTCTGCGTCATCACTGTCTCCTAGGGGCTCGAATGTGGATACTGTTGTGTCTGTAGGGAAGGACTGTTCAGAGGCAAATATCTCGTCTTCATCCTCCTCTTCTATAAACTCTACCATCAGATAATCCACCAATTTTTTAACCGTGGGATAGTCAAAAGTGAGTGTGGCGGGTAAACGACAGCCCAAGCTATTTTGCAAATTATTTCTCAACTCTACTGATGTCAGAGAACTCATCCCTAAATCGAAAAATCCTTCCTTAACAGAAAATGCCTTCTTTTTCTGGTAGCCCAAGACTTTAGATACTTGAGATTGGATATGAGTTACTAAAAGTTCATAGCGCTGCTCTTTTTCAGCCGCTTTGATTTGTTCCAAGATACTAACTGAGGTTTGCTCTGGCGCTTGCTTTTGGTCAGTAGTTTTCTGGAGGTAAGTAAAGAAAGTACTCTCAACAGGATACTTTGACCAATCAATGGGCATTGCACCAACTTGAGGTACTTTGCTGTTCAACAATTTGGCAAATAGATACATTCCTTGATTAGGCGAGATCATACCAAAACCGATGGCATCCCAACGACTTTGCAGATTCGCATCCAATCGAGTTGCCATCCCAGAAGTAGACCAAGGTCCCCAGTTAATACTAACAGCAGGTAATCCCAATCCTTGTCGGTGATGACATAGTGCATCCATAAAACCATTAGCGGCAGCATAATTTCCTTGACCTATTGTGCCTAGAACCGAGGTCATAGAGGAAAAGCAGACAAAAAAGTCCAATGGCATTTCTTTGGTCAGTTGGTGTAAGTTCCAAGCACCTTGAACCTTGGGAGCCATTACTTTGGCAAAGCGTTTCTGGGTTTGGTCTCTGAGCATTCCATCATCTAAAACACCTGCGACATGAACTACCCCTCGTAAAGGAATGTCAGTTTCGGCTATTAGTGTCGTGACGCTATCGGCTTGGGAAATATCAGCTTTAATAATTTTCACCAACGCCCCTTTCTCTTCTAACTGCCTAACTCCTGCTTGTGCTTCTTTTGATACTGCTCCTTTCCGTCCTACTAACAGCAGGTGACGTGCACCTTGTTCCACCAAGTAATTTGCCACTTGCAGCCCCAATGCACCTAAGCCACCCGTGATTAAATAACGGCCTGATGAATTAATTTCTGCTGGTTGAGCAATATTTTTAGCATCAGCACGTTTCAATCGAGGAACATAACGCTCTCCATCCCGAAAAGCGACTTGCTCTTCTGGTTCTGGGAAGAGGATTTCTTCGAGCAGCATTTCGATTTCATTCACTTGGTGCGAATTCAAATCTATGCAGACAGTTTCTAATTCGGGATGTTCTAAAACCATTACACGGGCTAAGCCCAACAATGGTGCTTGTTGCAGTTGTAAGTTTGTTTTTGTAACTGCTTGGGTATTGCGAGTTACTACCCATAAACGAGGTATTGTTCTCTTGCCATGATGGGAAGAAACTTTCGTTAATGCTTGAGTCAAATGCAACATCCCAGTACATAAACCCATTGCTGTGGTGGGAACATCTGACACCTCAGGCTTTCCATCAAGTCCCCACATATAAACTATGCCAGGGTAAACGGACTGCTGCTCCTGGTTTACTATTGCGGCAATGAGCTTCTGGAAATCCTCTGGTTCAGTAGGGTTAATTTGATAGTGACCGCCATTTAAGGTAGCAAAAGATGACCCTTGGGAAACAAAGATACAGCGATTACCTTGCTGGTTGAGGAGTTCAGCTAAGGCACTGCTTTCTTCTCCCCCATCGCTAAAGATTAGCCAACTACCTGCTTTAGACCTTTTATTATTCTTGGAGATACGGGGCTTTGCTTCCCAAGCAATGGTGTATAACCAATCGTCGGTTTGATTGGCAAATAGAGCAGTTTCATTGGCACGGCTAACCTGTAGGTTAAGCAAATCCGCCACTGCTATTCCGTTCTCATCTACTAAATGTAAATCAAAAGAGGACAGTACACCGGGGCTGGGCTTACTTGACGGATGAACATGACACCAAACACTTGTGCTGGGCTGACGGAATAAATTTAGACGCTCTAAGCCAACTAAGAAATAAGTTTTTGTCTCGCTATCAGGACTATCCCCAAGAGCAGCTGCCAAAAGCTGCAAGCAACCATCTAACAGGAGTGGATGTAAGCTGTCATTTGTATTCAGCTCTATTGTCTCAGGTAATTTAATTTTACCGAGAACTTCTACAGATTCACCTTGAGAACACCACAACTCCTCAATTGTTTGGAAGTTTGACCGATACTCTACTCCCACGTCGCGGAACTTTTGGTAATAATTCTCGATTTCAATCTCTTGGTTAATTTTGTGCTTCAGTTCAGCTAAATCTAGGGAATTTGTTGCTGCTGGAGTTTCTCCAGCTAAAATCAACCCTGATAAATGGCGAGTCCAGGTTTCATTCTCATCCACAGGTTCTGAGTTTTTGAGGCTGAAAATCTCAAAATCATACCCTGATTTATTTGGTGTTACCACTAATTGAACCGAGGTTGTTTTTGTGGCATCCAAAACTAGTGGCTGTTCCATCAATAGGTCACTCACCACTAAGGTTGGGTGATTATCCACCTTTCCTGAGGCAAAGATTTGCGCCCCTGCAGCTAAGACAATCTCAACGTAAGCTGCGGTGGGGAAAACAACCTTCTCGTAGATACGATGGTCAGTTAAATAGGTAGGGAAATTAGGGCTAAGTTGACTTTCAAATACAATTTGCTGCTTCAGCGCTGCACTGCGAATACGTTGTCCTAATAGCGGAGGTCGGTTTTTCTGTGAACCAGATTTCTGGAGAAGATTTCTTGGTTCTTCTTCAATCCAGTAGCGTTCTCGCTGCCAAGGATAAGTGGGTAAGCTAACTGGACTGTAAGTAGAGTTACCATGGAAACCCTCCCAATCGAGCCTCACCCCCTGGACATATAATTGCCCCAAAGCCTTCAGTACCTCTTGCCAATCACTTTGTCCTTGCTGGAGCGTCGGTAACCACATGCCA includes:
- a CDS encoding type I polyketide synthase, translated to MSEKNEQRYVQLMKVASQKIANLQAEIERLKQKEREPIAIIGMGCRLGSADNPEEFWDLLVNGVDDMGEAPEGHHSYLDPYYDPEPGKPGKIYINRAAFLNQSPADFDANFFGISPDEAASLDPQHRLVMEVAWEALENASLVPEQLAGSQTGVFVGICANDYAWQLAKQDPTATDLYVGSGNAYSPAAGRLSYFFDFTGPCLAVDTGCASSLAAIHLAVNSLRQGDCNLALAGGVQRYGSPEYWINLCKSGMLSPDGRCKTFDASANGYARGEGCGMIVLKRLSDAQSDGDKILALIRGTAHGQDGRTSGLTVPSGSSQQAVIRRALANAGIKPKQVNYIEAHGTGTSWGDSIEANALGSVFRKREEPLLLGSAKTNIGHLEGASGVAGLIKIVLSLQNELIPPHLHFKEPTPYVSWDEMPLKVTTEQTPWSATDKPRIAGLSSFGFSGINIHAILSEAPAVAPLSKEQTAQPPLHLLTLSAKTKPALEQMVHNYAEYFATHPNLDWAQTCFTTNNCRTHFEERLVVIANSVAQAREQLLAHQAGMENSHLLQGSKRESQPQIAFLFTGQGSQYLGMGRELYEAQPTFRQALERCQEILETIGNQERSLLELLYYTDDSSLLEQTAYNQTALFAVEYALAEMWKSWGIEPNIVIGDSVGEYVAACVAGVFSLEDGLKLMVARGRLMQQLPTNGEMASTAASAKPIAQTLQNRDVVTHAAFTKPMLEDFRNLVQEVTFHQPRLNFISNVTGSQESTLPTNPDYWLDQMLKPVQFATAIETLHSQGVDILMEIGPKPILLGMGQQYLPLGYGTWLPTLQQGKSDWEGVLQALGQLYVQGIWIDWEGVHRDSEYTPVSLPTYPWQRERYWIDVNQHQPSQKTGTLVETVKVKPVLEIPNLWIKCSQPNPNADLRLFCLPYAGGGASIFRLWHQELPLNVEVCPIELPGRESRIREKAISSLEIITDKLVDVLLQYVDKPFAIFGHSMGSLIAYELARKLQLKNVNPVYLFVSGRQAPNAPELYPPFYSLPDAEFIETLTNIYPNIPDAVLKEEELMGLFLPVLRADMTLAQTYRQEQVETLNCPIVALGSIDDEEASYDRLITWREYTHSSFSVQTFPGGHFYLNEDRQPLLQFISKTLKAIH
- a CDS encoding DUF4351 domain-containing protein yields the protein MAKPADIGSKRLISLAPNAWVQWVTDNPQVRASELLDAEFQWISRESDVIVKASSPEHQEFLILNELQLRYSQAMPKRMRNYVALAEEKYNLSTYPVLINILPPPATVTIEDCYDSEFMGLKAHQDYRVINLWEVEAELVLGQPLAPLFPFVPILKGGASESKLRSAVQALRADQTLNQLEPLLAFFASFVLEIPLIQQIMRWDMTVLRESPWYQEILQEGIQQERLRSLERILNLRFGDIPLDISRKMEALTLPQLDELIAIALTVNSLDEFTQQLPN
- a CDS encoding aspartyl/asparaginyl beta-hydroxylase domain-containing protein, whose amino-acid sequence is MQTQQIGCLKKRIDFNLVEKELDLLKTFPICTGYSGYQVGCWQKFPLLNSQGNAQDGRYYSYEGFPKITEIGDQLAYLTSLVTDIFCLEFLKVADIFEMKSGSFLFPHRDALDNQEDFKTNFVRLHIPLKTSNGCFNSCGKHVYHLGPGEIWFHNGYAVHSAANFSPESRFHLVVAFPPGVPVDALFKDKSVMMLGKETISIDREPLTEADISGIYSLSSIINEYNFKEIVAVLGKLHFSKQVSSSLTYKWLQEITTATGNPKLIHKSKLVKEFFVGPRPKNPGVDVQWL
- a CDS encoding transposase, whose amino-acid sequence is MNYRSKHHKHPWYLLTNLSTLQKNLAVYRARWGIETMFKSCQTGGYNLEQNRVKYTRLLALVLVIDACLYSLYF
- a CDS encoding TauD/TfdA family dioxygenase yields the protein MLSSTPSSINLQDSFLVLENKRFHYIWLRHHCLCPQCCDPWSGQKIYDISACTDLPKPLSATLKGENLVIDWQEYPPHQSVFPISWLLNHAYDPEPNPNFEPEYILWDTDWLRAHPPQQHDFRNCNRETWMNQLYVLGFTLIKNVPHEALESFLTLIGPIREYARDGKFSILKSVRPSSEYACSDLGSLSNELIPHNDIVSCDASPIVGALYCVDNTTSGGESILIDGFKMAEDLRREEPEHFSALTEILVDYWHYFDCGSYLMRSKKPIIQLNRQDEVVSIYYSYKNMNINLPFDQIQRFYEALSVFMGYVRSQKYQYNFRIQAGDCLLFNNSRMLHGRKSFDPSTGFRYLETAAVEWDYLRSLLNLKYLQHPAIEALSILNTHRSGVQYSY
- a CDS encoding class I SAM-dependent DNA methyltransferase, producing the protein MNVSNKVQWVYSSKNNHELSDRYNQWAKDYEQDLNENFGRLNREPIVDLTIKYVPRNAQILDVGAGTGVVGQWLQEEGFHNLVGIDMSEGMLTEAQRKNIYTELRLMVLGEPLDFPSATFDAVTACGVFTYGHAPSHSFDELIRVTKPGGYIIFTLRPDFYESSDFKDKMANLEAQENWKLTELGDKYQAEHVDQVPIYFQTWVYRVISIS